Proteins co-encoded in one Candidatus Nitrosacidococcus tergens genomic window:
- the queD gene encoding 6-carboxytetrahydropterin synthase QueD: protein MAATYILKVITDFSSAHTLRGYPGACQRMHGHNWKLEIEVTAKMLNSLGIAIDFKEIKHYARTLCAELDHQYLNEIPPFNEINPTAENIAAFFYHRLGTQINSEHIWVSSITLWETDRACVRYTEEP from the coding sequence ATGGCAGCAACTTATATTCTTAAAGTTATTACTGATTTTTCCTCCGCTCATACCTTAAGAGGCTACCCTGGAGCATGCCAGAGAATGCATGGTCATAATTGGAAATTAGAGATAGAAGTGACTGCTAAAATGCTTAATTCCTTAGGAATTGCAATTGATTTTAAAGAAATTAAGCATTACGCACGCACCTTATGTGCTGAATTAGATCATCAGTATCTCAATGAAATTCCTCCCTTTAATGAAATTAATCCAACTGCAGAAAACATAGCTGCATTTTTTTATCATCGACTAGGAACACAGATCAATAGTGAACATATATGGGTGAGCAGTATCACGTTGTGGGAAACTGATCGGGCTTGTGTTCGCTATACTGAAGAGCCTTAA
- a CDS encoding polyprenyl synthetase family protein, whose protein sequence is MQHIKEKMGVFQERSAQALDQILPSIEILPNRLHEAIRYAVLGKGKKIRPLLVYSAGAIFGAPDEILDTPACAVELIHTYSLVHDDLPSMDNDDLRRGRPTCHKMFDEATALLVGDSLQTLAFQVLANPSLAVPSDHQIRMIELLSIASGSLGMAGGQAVDLESVGKQLTLSELETIHTLKTGALIRASVLLGAWCYPKIDTSTLEKLDQFALRIGLAFQIQDDVLDVESDTDTLGKPQGSDMVKDKPTYPALLGLDQAKQKAQILLHEATEILKSIDGTTEYLEWLARFIVTRNY, encoded by the coding sequence ATGCAACATATTAAAGAAAAAATGGGGGTATTCCAAGAACGATCTGCTCAAGCTCTAGATCAAATTTTACCTTCAATTGAAATTTTACCAAATCGACTTCATGAAGCTATACGCTATGCGGTTCTAGGGAAAGGGAAAAAAATTCGCCCTTTACTAGTCTATAGTGCAGGAGCTATCTTTGGAGCACCTGATGAAATTTTAGATACTCCTGCTTGTGCAGTAGAGCTAATTCATACCTATTCTTTAGTTCATGATGATTTACCTAGCATGGACAATGATGATCTTCGCCGCGGTCGGCCTACATGCCATAAAATGTTTGACGAAGCTACTGCTTTGTTAGTAGGAGATTCTCTACAAACACTTGCTTTTCAAGTCTTAGCCAATCCAAGCTTGGCAGTACCCTCAGATCATCAGATTCGAATGATCGAATTGCTTTCCATTGCTTCAGGATCGCTAGGCATGGCAGGAGGGCAAGCCGTTGATCTAGAATCGGTAGGTAAACAACTTACTCTTTCAGAATTAGAGACTATTCATACTTTAAAAACCGGTGCTCTAATTCGTGCAAGTGTATTGCTAGGTGCATGGTGTTATCCTAAAATTGATACATCTACTTTAGAGAAATTGGATCAATTTGCACTCCGCATTGGACTTGCTTTTCAAATTCAAGATGATGTATTAGATGTGGAAAGTGATACAGATACATTAGGGAAACCTCAAGGATCAGATATGGTCAAGGATAAACCCACTTATCCTGCATTACTTGGGCTTGATCAAGCAAAACAAAAAGCACAGATATTGCTCCATGAGGCAACGGAAATTCTAAAATCTATTGATGGCACTACTGAGTACTTAGAGTGGCTTGCTCGTTTTATTGTTACCCGTAACTACTAA
- the xseB gene encoding exodeoxyribonuclease VII small subunit, giving the protein MPAKENKLNFESALQELESIAPQMEQEKNCLGKSIKLYGQRIKLSRFCQEKPYNTEQKVQILQEKQGKYYIVDFPREG; this is encoded by the coding sequence ATGCCAGCTAAAGAAAATAAATTAAATTTTGAATCTGCACTACAAGAGCTTGAATCTATTGCCCCTCAAATGGAACAAGAAAAAAATTGCTTAGGCAAATCCATAAAACTATATGGACAAAGAATAAAATTATCTCGATTTTGCCAAGAAAAACCCTATAATACAGAGCAAAAGGTGCAGATCTTACAAGAAAAACAAGGAAAATATTATATCGTGGATTTTCCAAGGGAAGGATAA